The genomic stretch GCGCGGCAGCCGGGATGCAGTCCGTAATCGGTGATTCCGAGCACCTCCGCTGCGGAGTCGGTAATGAGCGAAGAAGCGTACTTCAAGTCGTCGTCGGACATCAGCTCGGCTTGGAGCCCGATGATGGTCGCTCGTTCGAGCATGTCCGCGGTTCCATACGGCCACCAGGCGTCTCGGATGTTATCTGAGCCGGAAAACACCCGGACGCCATGCTCGCGTAGAGCCCGCAGCGGTGGCATCGAGCGGCTGGGGCCGTTCGTCATGATGGCGACCCCGGCTGCGCCGAGAGCGGCGGCCGTTCGTGCGAGCTCGTGCTCGTCGATCTGCCCGAGCGCGTAAGCATGGCTGACCGCGACCTTACCGCTGAGCCCCAACGCCTTCGTGCGTTCGGCAATGGCGCGCAGTTGTTGGGTGCCGACCTCGCCGCCGTCGTGAAGGTGGATATCAATCCCCGAGCCGTGCCGGTCGGCGAGCCCGAAGACAATGTCGAGTTGACCGTCGACGTCGCCGTCGAAACCGGCAGGGTCGAGTCCGCCGATCAGGTCGGCGCCCTCCGAGAGCGCCGCGTCGAGCAGGTCGGCGACCCCTTTCGCGGTGACGATGCCGCTTTGCGGGAACGCGACCAGTTGGATACCGAGCCGATCACGAAAAGCTTCACGCACCTCGAAGAGCGCGTGCAAGCCATCGAGCTTTCCAACCGGGTCGATGTCGACATGGGAGCGGATGTGGCCGGTGCCGAGGGACACCATGCGGTTGGCGAGGGCCGTGGCTCGCTGCGCGACCGAAACGCCGACTGCGTTGCGCAGAGCGCGCTCGTCCACGGTCCGCTGCCGGATTGAACCCGCCGCGCGGTGCGGCTGCCACGGCGCTCCGAAGAAGGTCTTGTCGAGATGGCAGTGGCCGTCCACCAGCGCGGGGAGCAGCAATGCGCCATCGAGTTGAATGGATGTCGCTTCGCGGTGAGCGCTCTTGCCCGTGTCCGGTCGATGTTCGTCGATCGACGCGATGCGGCCATCGCGGAGGAGGACGTCCACGCAGCGGCCATCAGGAAGGGTTACGTTCACCAGCTCGACTGGGGTGGACGTACGGGAGGAGTCGACTGACTGACGCATCCGGAGCTCCTTATCGGTCATCCCTGATGACGCTTCCACTCGTCGTACAGTCCGTGCTCGTCCGCCGGGCGCAGAGGCCGCAAGGCGAGGGACTGGGCTTGGGGCTCGCGGGCCAACTGCGCGTAGATCGGCGCGGTGGAGAGGCCGAAGGCTTCACCCTCCTCGTTGGAGTAAGCGAAATAGGCGCCCTGGATTCCGCACAGGTACATGGCGGCCAGACACATCGGGCAGGGATGACCACTGGCATAGACGACGCAGCCGCTCAGGCTGGCGCTACCGAGGCTCTGGCTCGCATTGCGAATGGCCAGAAGCTCGGCGTGGGCGGTGGGATCCTTCGTCTGATTGACCTCGTTGACCGCGCGCGCAATCACCCGGCCGTCGCGCACGAGCAAGGCCCCGAACGGACGGCCACCGGACTTGACGTTGGTGCGAGCCAGGGCGATGGCCTCGCGCATGAATTCTTCGGCGGACCTCTCCATCAGCGACCTCCGGCGGCTACGAGCATCTTGGCAATCGCGTCTTGCTTGCGCTCGCGGGCGTGCTGGAGCGGCGTAACGCCGTTTCCGTCCGCCAGGTTGACGTCGGCACCGCCGTCAATCAGGAGACGTACGATCGCCTGGTGACGTGGCCCGCCGTCGCTGAGCAGGATCGCCTCGAGCAGTCCAGTCCAGCCCAGGCGGTTGACGTGGTTCGGATCGACGCCGGCTTGCAGCAACGTTTTCACGACCTCCACATGGCCGCGTTCACAGGCCGGAATGAGCGCAGTGCCGCCATAGCGGTTGGTGCTCTTCAGGTCGGCGCCGTTCTTCAAAGTCAGGCGCAGGATCTCCAGGTACCCCCGCGCTCCAGCCAGGAGGTAGGCGCTATCGAGCTGGCGGTTCTGGAGGTTCACGTTCGCTCCTGCCTCGATGAGGGAGCGGGCGGCAGCCACGTGGTTGCCGTCAGTCGCCAGCAAGAGCGACGTGTTGCCCGCGGAGTCCCGGGCGTCTACGGCCACCCCCTGGCGCAGCAGTTCGGAGACCGTCGCCGCATCACCCTTCTCTGCGGCCCGCAAGAGGGCCTCGGGCGGCACGGGAGAGCCGCCGTCCCCCGCTCCCGCAGAAGCTGAGCAGGCCATCGTGAACAGCGTCATGAGCATCACCCTCCAAATGTTCGCCAGGTGCACGACTTCACCTCCTGACGAGGTGCTCTAATCCCCGGCCATCCCATGCGAAAGCGAAATGCCAGAATGATTACCAGTGGGGTTCTGAATGGTTTGACCGAGAGCCCTTTGTGGAGACACCCGGATGATCGATCTCTTCTTGCTGCGAAGCTTCGTCGCGGTCGTTGAAACGCATGAGTGATGCTCCCGTCCGGTGGACAGGCCGCTTGAACCCCCTTGGGGTACTCGCCTGCCCAGACCGCGCTCTCATCAGGTGCGTAGGAGGGGCCTGGGCCTCACCACGCAGCCTGGGGTGGCCCTCGTGCCGGGGCCAACCTCGCACATGCCGTGGGCTGGGATTCGGTCCACCAGGAGCGCCTGTCGCTCCGTGCGCCCAGGACGCAATGCAGCGTGCGCCCTCCCGCGAGGTCCAGAGCTCCAAGCCCCTCACCGGACCACCCGGCCCCCAGGGGCTCGGACATCGATCGACAGGCATCGGTGGACAGGTGCCCCGGCCATGCTTCTTTTGATCGGAGGGGGTGCCATG from Myxococcus xanthus encodes the following:
- a CDS encoding amidohydrolase family protein → MRQSVDSSRTSTPVELVNVTLPDGRCVDVLLRDGRIASIDEHRPDTGKSAHREATSIQLDGALLLPALVDGHCHLDKTFFGAPWQPHRAAGSIRQRTVDERALRNAVGVSVAQRATALANRMVSLGTGHIRSHVDIDPVGKLDGLHALFEVREAFRDRLGIQLVAFPQSGIVTAKGVADLLDAALSEGADLIGGLDPAGFDGDVDGQLDIVFGLADRHGSGIDIHLHDGGEVGTQQLRAIAERTKALGLSGKVAVSHAYALGQIDEHELARTAAALGAAGVAIMTNGPSRSMPPLRALREHGVRVFSGSDNIRDAWWPYGTADMLERATIIGLQAELMSDDDLKYASSLITDSAAEVLGITDYGLHPGCRADLVVIAASSVPEAVAAHPERLLVVHDGRVVGPVPGDGRARWG
- a CDS encoding nucleoside deaminase, whose protein sequence is MERSAEEFMREAIALARTNVKSGGRPFGALLVRDGRVIARAVNEVNQTKDPTAHAELLAIRNASQSLGSASLSGCVVYASGHPCPMCLAAMYLCGIQGAYFAYSNEEGEAFGLSTAPIYAQLAREPQAQSLALRPLRPADEHGLYDEWKRHQG
- a CDS encoding ankyrin repeat domain-containing protein, with product MTLFTMACSASAGAGDGGSPVPPEALLRAAEKGDAATVSELLRQGVAVDARDSAGNTSLLLATDGNHVAAARSLIEAGANVNLQNRQLDSAYLLAGARGYLEILRLTLKNGADLKSTNRYGGTALIPACERGHVEVVKTLLQAGVDPNHVNRLGWTGLLEAILLSDGGPRHQAIVRLLIDGGADVNLADGNGVTPLQHARERKQDAIAKMLVAAGGR